A genomic window from Pyricularia oryzae 70-15 chromosome 7, whole genome shotgun sequence includes:
- a CDS encoding glutamyl-tRNA(Gln) amidotransferase: MERRPASFGFLVSQIFLLLAALPLVASARLESTGISVKLNQVDYYISPFSAANVTVGLDELKDVPAVFGFKPVTVVGTPTVKSDLAALFKNWTSTDDVFNRGFIGAVFLAGADAVSKQTIFNCSTSGSVILPLDAYPGSTVPSGPYFLEAATGRLFPVYRLYVDFAGAFSTSLLQRPDGSFQALSAQVQSSSSLTIGVPSRLYYTRTVDKPLAGVRIGVKDIFALKGVKQSNGNRAWYQLYPAAEQTAPAMQRLIDAGAVMIGLQKPSQFANGESPTADWVDYHAPYNPRGDGYQDPSSSSSGAGASVASYDWLDIAIGSDTGGSIRGPAGVGGVFGNRPSHGLVTLDGAMPLSPSLDTVGFLLRDPHLWDVANDVIFSGNYTSVAKASYPKRIRTVGFPAANATEPWAVLLNGFVQKLAGFIGSDSSVEPMVLSNEWMSSGPAGANGSSLDEMLRASYAVLIAKHQTELVRDPFYKDYAAAFDGRKPFVNPAPLARWAYGDSLPVTALSDALRNKTIFKDWFNDLVLPRVSDEAQCTSSIVLYPSSIGSGQSYRNRYSGPPSVPLGFSTSRVSVFAEVPDSVFPLGEVVARSNITGHDELYPVGVDVLVAKGCDGLLARLAADLTDAGVLKVPKVGRTMEGGVPAMR, translated from the exons ATGGAGCGTCGTCCAGCTTCCTTCGGCTTCCTTGTCAGCCAAATCTTTCTACTCCTCGCTGCGCTACCCCTGGTGGCATCGGCACGCCTGGAGTCGACTGGCATTTCCGTAAAGCTCAACCAGGTTGACTACTATATCTCGCCTTTCTCCGCCGCCAATGTCACCGTAGGCCTCGACGAGCTCAAAGATGTGCCCGCCGTCTTTGGCTTCAAGCCTGTGACcgtggtgggcacgccgaccGTCAAGTCGGATCTGGCGGCTCTGTTCAAGAACTGGACATCAACCGACGATGTCTTCAACAGGGGCTTCATCGGCGCCGTTTTCCTGGCTGGAGCCGATGCTGTCTCGAAGCAGACCATTTTCAACTGCTCCACGTCAGGATCAGTCATATTGCCCCTTGACGCATACCCAGGAAGCACCGTGCCTTCCGGGCCATACTTCCTCGAGGCCGCAACCGGGCGACTGTTCCCCGTCTACAGGCTCTATGTCGACTTTGCGGGCGCCTTCTCCACGTCTCTACTGCAGCGCCCAGACGGTAGCTTTCAGGCGCTGTCAGCCCAAGTTCAGTCGTCATCATCCCTGACCATCGGGGTGCCCAGCCGGCTCTACTACACTCGGACGGTCGACAAACCGCTTGCGGGTGTACGAATTGGAGTCAAGGATATCTTTGCCCTCAAGGGCGTCAAGCAGTCGAATGGCAACAGGGCCTGGTACCAGCTGTACCCTGCCGCGGAGCAGACGGCACCGGCCATGCAGAGACTCATCGACGCCGGGGCCGTCATGATCGGCTTGCAAAAGCCGAGCCAGTTCGCCAACGGAGAGAGCCCCACGGCCGACTGGGTCGACTACCACGCGCCGTACAACCCGCGCGGCGACGGCTACCAAGACCCGAGCTCGTCATCTTCCGGCGCCGGAGCATCAGTGGCGAGCTACGACTGGCTTGACATTGCCATCGGGTCGGACACTGGTGGCTCCATCCGTGGGCCTGCCGGCGTGGGCGGCGTTTTCGGAAACCGCCCCAGCCACGGGTTGGTCACGCTCGACGGTGCGATGCCGCTGTCCCCTTCGCTCGACACGGTCGGTTTCCTACTGCGGGATCCTCACCTATGGGATGTTGCCAACGATGTAATCTTTTCGGGCAACTACACTTCGGTTGCCAAGGCGAGCTACCCAAAGCGCATCCGTACCGTGGGGTTCCCGGCCGCCAACGCGACGGAACCTTGGGCAGTGCTGTTGAATGGGTTTGTTCAGAAGTTGGCGGGCTTCATCGGAAGTGACAGCAGTGTTGAGCCGATGGTTCTCAGCAACGAGTGGATGAGCTCTGGTCCGGCCGGTGCCAATGGGTCTTCGTTGGATGAGATGCTGAGGGCCAGCTACGCTGTGCTCATCGCCAAGCACCAAACGGAGCTGGTTCGGGATCCTTTCTACAAGGACTATGCCG CTGCCTTTGACGGTCGCAAACCTTTTGTCAACCCGGCTCCCCTCGCGCGCTGGGCATATGGCGATAGCCTGCCCGTCACCGCCCTCTCCGACGCCCTCCGTAACAAGACAATCTTCAAGGATTGGTTCAACGATTTGGTTCTTCCCCGAGTGTCCGATGAGGCGCAGTGCACGTCATCGATTGTTCTGTATCCCAGCTCCATCGGCTCCGGGCAGTCGTACCGCAACCGATACTCGGGCCCGCCCTCTGTGCCGTTGGGCTTTTCGACCAGCCGCGTCAGCGTGTTCGCCGAGGTCCCCGACAGTGTCTTCCCTCTAGGTGAAGTGGTTGCAAGAAGCAACATTACTGGCCATGATGAGCTGTATCCAGTCGGCGTGGATGTGCTTGTGGCCAAGGGGTGTGATGGGCTGCTGGCCAGACTGGCGGCGGATCTGACAGATGCTGGGGTACTGAAGGTTCCGAAGGTTGGCAGAACCATGGAGGGCGGCGTGCCTGCCATGAGGTAG
- a CDS encoding RTA1 domain-containing protein, with the protein MARLTITLGGFPTPHSHTHCHPSNSRLISGMQPTPTTTGQQPIAGTAPSVGCAHAVPGGDGRVPTTACNSNYATEISFAPALAAAVIFCILTVTHVVLAFTTRKTYTWVLIMGGIWESAAFTVHAIGAKDQQSEPLAVGYSMLYLLAPLWITAFVYMTFARQVWYWTPDQRLFMLSAHVLSKVFVLADVLAFVLQFLGAALVTNHKAKTPEEIRRGAILHLAGLSLQLTVTAIFLVLMAAWHLKMIAYEAERAHLDPYGDCSPEGPIRRSWKFLHAAMYIAVLLIAIRLCFRLAESGQIVVGSTRGGLASSQILQYLLDAAPVMLCLAVLAVAHPGRFLIGKDSEMPSWAERRAAAREARDLQARKEAAFGNGPTESISDQYWGTRNE; encoded by the exons ATGGCACGGCTTACTATAACTCTTGGCGGATTTCCCACTCCGCACTCTCATA caCACTGCCACCCAAGCAACAGTAGGCTCATATCCGGAATGCAGCCGACGCCAACAACCACCGGCCAGCAACCCATTGCTGGCACGGCACCAAGTGTTGGCTGCGCACATGCCGTCCCCGGTGGCGACGGCCGCGTACCTACCACTGCCTGCAACTCTAACTACGCTACCGAAATCTCCTTTGCAcccgccctcgccgccgccgtaatTTTTTGCATTCTGACTGTGACCCATGTTGTCCTCGCCTTCACAACCCGCAAGACCTACACCTGGGTGTTGATCATGGGCGGCATCTGGGAGTCGGCAGCTTTCACGGTCCACGCCATCGGGGCCAAGGACCAGCAGTCAGAGCCCCTCGCTGTTGGCTACTCCATGCTCTACCTTCTTGCCCCTCTCTGGATCACAGCTTTCGTCTACATGACCTTTGCCCGCCAGGTATGGTATTGGACCCCGGATCAGAGACTGTTCATGTTAAGCGCCCACGTCCTTTCAAAGGTGTTCGTTCTTGCAGACGTCCTCGCCTTCGTCCTGCAGTTCCTTGGCGCTGCCCTCGTCACGAACCACAAGGCCAAGACCCCCGAGGAAATTCGCCGCGGCGCCATCTTGCACTTGGCCGGCCTGTCGCTGCAGCTCACTGTGACAGCCATCTTCCTTGTCCTGATGGCAGCGTGGCATCTCAAGATGATTGCCTATGAGGCTGAGAGAGCACATTTAGACCCTTATGGCGACTGCAGCCCTGAAGGGCCCATCAGGCGCTCCTGGAAGTTTCTGCACGCGGCCATGTACATCGCGGTGCTTCTCATCGCCATCAGGCTGTGCTTTCGCCTTGCCGAGTCCGGCCAGATCGTCGTCGGCAGCACGCGTGGCGGCCTAGCGAGCTCCCAAATTTTGCAGTACCTCCTAGACGCTGCACCCGTCATGCTGTGCCTGGCAGTGCTGGCCGTCGCGCACCCGGGACGCTTCTTGATTGGTAAGGACTCAGAGATGCCCTCGTGGGCAGAGCGGAGAGCTGCGGCGAGGGAGGCGAGGGATCTACAAGCGCGTAAAGAGGCTGCGTTTGGAAATGGACCGACGGAGTCTATCTCGGATCAGTATTGGGGGACCCGGAATGAGTAA
- a CDS encoding CMGC/SRPK protein kinase — MNGATQALSGASEAPSTEDAQQQQSSSGSNGTPAGEGNGAAAAAAAAAAGLKKRKKDALKPIITTENPAPTSQPATAHLSAHSPTSSSSHDDPENTADEEDSEDYCKGGYHPVQIGEKFKDGKYTIVRKLGWGHFSTVWLSRDNSSGKHVALKVVRSAAHYTETAIDEIKLLNKIVQAKPDHPGRKHVVSLLDSFDHKGPNGTHVCMVFEVLGENLLGLIKKWNHRGIPMALVKQITKQVLLGLDYLHRECGIIHTDLKPENVLIEIGDVEQIVKRVVKSEPSDKENNRNGRRRRRTLITGSQPLPSPLNATFNHANLFPSPSSQHSSLGQMLHDGAKSKSSTSPRRDGDDKQKQREKSADLLSREVSGISLDKTGEKRKADDNHGFDVISVKIADLGNACWVSHHFTNDIQTRQYRSPEVILGSKWGASTDVWSMAAMVFELITGDYLFDPQSGTKYGKDDDHIAQIIELLGPFPKSLCLSGKWSQEIFNRKGELRNIHRLRHWALPDVLKEKYHFKEEEAKRIAEFLLPMLELVPEKRANAGGMAAHLWLDDTPGMKGVKIPGLDAGSRGEGIDGWANEVRKR; from the exons ATGAACGGAGCAACACAGGCGCTCTCCGGCGCGTCAGAAGCGCCGTCGACAGAGGAcgcacaacaacaacagtcaTCGTCGGGCTCGAACGGGACACCTGCAGGGGAAGGGaacggcgctgctgctgctgctgcggcggcggcagcaggacTGAAGAAACGGAAAAAGGACGCGCTGAAGCCTATCATCACGACAGAAAATCCCGCTCCCACGTCGCAACCAGC GACCGCCCATCTCTCAGCCCATTCTCCGACTTCGTCATCTTCGCACGATGATCCCGAGAACACCGCAGACGAGGAGGATTCGGAGGATTACTGCAAGGGTGGCTATCACCCAGTGCAGATTGGTGAGAAATTCAAAGACGGAAAATACACAATAGTGCGGAAGCTGGGATGGGGACACTTCTCGACCGTCTGGCTCTCAAGGGACAATTCATCGGGCAAGCACGTTGCCCTCAAGGTCGTGCGATCCGCCGCTCACTACACCGAAACCGCCATCGACGAGATTAAGCTTCTCAATAAGATTGTGCAAGCCAAGCCAGATCATCCCGGCCGGAAGCATGTTGTCAGTTTGCTCGACTCGTTCGACCACAAAGGCCCGAATGGCACACACGTCTGCATGGTTTTCGAAGTACTAGGGGAGAACCTGCTAGGATTGATCAAGAAGTGGAATCACAGGGGTATTCCTATGGCCCTCGTCAAGCAGATCACGAAACAGGTGCTTTTGGGCCTCGACTATTTGCACCGAGAGTGTGGCATCATACACACGGATCTTAAGCCCGAGAATGTCTTGATTGAGATTGGGGATGTCGAGCAAATTGTCAAGAGGGTTGTCAAGAGCGAGCCTTCAGACAAGGAGAACAACCGGAATGGGCGCAGACGGCGTAGGACGCTGATTACTGGCAGCCAGCCACTTCCTTCACCGCTCAATGCTACTTTTAATCATGCAAACCTCTTCCCGTCACCAAGTTCACAACATTCAAGCCTTGGCCAGATGCTGCATGATG GCGCAAAAAGCAAGTCATCAACATCACCTAGAAGGGACGGAGACGACAAACAGAAGCAAAGGGAGAAGTCAGC AGACTTACTCTCAAGGGAGGTTTCGGGTATATCACTTGATAAGACAGGCGAGAAACGCAAGGCCGACGACAACCACGGTTTCGATGTTATCAGTGTCAAGATCGCGGACCTGGGAAATGCCTGCTGGGTTAGCCACCACTTCACAAATGATATCCAAACAAGGCAATATAGATCGCCGGAAGTGATATTAGGGTCTAAATGGGGCGCAAGTACGGATGTGTGGAGCATGGCGGCTATG GTTTTTGAGCTCATCACCGGAGACTACCTATTCGACCCACAATCCGGTACCAAGTACGGCAAAGACGACGACCACATCGCCCAGATCATCGAGCTTCTGGGTCCATTCCCCAAATCCCTCTGCTTATCCGGCAAGTGGTCACAAGAGATCTTTAACCGCAAGGGCGAACTGCGCAACATCCACCGGTTGAGGCACTGGGCGCTGCCCGACGTTCTGAAAGAAAAATACCACTTCAAGGAGGAGGAAGCCAAGCGAATTGCTGAATTTCTGCTACCGATGCTGGAGTTGGTGCCCGAGAAGCGGGCCAACGCGGGCGGCATGGCGGCACATTTGTGGTTGGACGACACGCCGGGCATGAAGGGGGTTAAAATCCCTGGCTTGGATGCCGGCAGTCGCGGGGAAGGGATTGATGGGTGGGCCAACGAGGTGCGGAAACGCTGA
- a CDS encoding CMGC/SRPK protein kinase, variant yields MFKTLLPSLRDGDSKKDTMLKTRTAHLSAHSPTSSSSHDDPENTADEEDSEDYCKGGYHPVQIGEKFKDGKYTIVRKLGWGHFSTVWLSRDNSSGKHVALKVVRSAAHYTETAIDEIKLLNKIVQAKPDHPGRKHVVSLLDSFDHKGPNGTHVCMVFEVLGENLLGLIKKWNHRGIPMALVKQITKQVLLGLDYLHRECGIIHTDLKPENVLIEIGDVEQIVKRVVKSEPSDKENNRNGRRRRRTLITGSQPLPSPLNATFNHANLFPSPSSQHSSLGQMLHDGAKSKSSTSPRRDGDDKQKQREKSADLLSREVSGISLDKTGEKRKADDNHGFDVISVKIADLGNACWVSHHFTNDIQTRQYRSPEVILGSKWGASTDVWSMAAMVFELITGDYLFDPQSGTKYGKDDDHIAQIIELLGPFPKSLCLSGKWSQEIFNRKGELRNIHRLRHWALPDVLKEKYHFKEEEAKRIAEFLLPMLELVPEKRANAGGMAAHLWLDDTPGMKGVKIPGLDAGSRGEGIDGWANEVRKR; encoded by the exons ATGTTCAAAACATTATTACCATCTTTACGCGATGGAGATTCCAAAAAGGATACAATGTTGAAGACAAG GACCGCCCATCTCTCAGCCCATTCTCCGACTTCGTCATCTTCGCACGATGATCCCGAGAACACCGCAGACGAGGAGGATTCGGAGGATTACTGCAAGGGTGGCTATCACCCAGTGCAGATTGGTGAGAAATTCAAAGACGGAAAATACACAATAGTGCGGAAGCTGGGATGGGGACACTTCTCGACCGTCTGGCTCTCAAGGGACAATTCATCGGGCAAGCACGTTGCCCTCAAGGTCGTGCGATCCGCCGCTCACTACACCGAAACCGCCATCGACGAGATTAAGCTTCTCAATAAGATTGTGCAAGCCAAGCCAGATCATCCCGGCCGGAAGCATGTTGTCAGTTTGCTCGACTCGTTCGACCACAAAGGCCCGAATGGCACACACGTCTGCATGGTTTTCGAAGTACTAGGGGAGAACCTGCTAGGATTGATCAAGAAGTGGAATCACAGGGGTATTCCTATGGCCCTCGTCAAGCAGATCACGAAACAGGTGCTTTTGGGCCTCGACTATTTGCACCGAGAGTGTGGCATCATACACACGGATCTTAAGCCCGAGAATGTCTTGATTGAGATTGGGGATGTCGAGCAAATTGTCAAGAGGGTTGTCAAGAGCGAGCCTTCAGACAAGGAGAACAACCGGAATGGGCGCAGACGGCGTAGGACGCTGATTACTGGCAGCCAGCCACTTCCTTCACCGCTCAATGCTACTTTTAATCATGCAAACCTCTTCCCGTCACCAAGTTCACAACATTCAAGCCTTGGCCAGATGCTGCATGATG GCGCAAAAAGCAAGTCATCAACATCACCTAGAAGGGACGGAGACGACAAACAGAAGCAAAGGGAGAAGTCAGC AGACTTACTCTCAAGGGAGGTTTCGGGTATATCACTTGATAAGACAGGCGAGAAACGCAAGGCCGACGACAACCACGGTTTCGATGTTATCAGTGTCAAGATCGCGGACCTGGGAAATGCCTGCTGGGTTAGCCACCACTTCACAAATGATATCCAAACAAGGCAATATAGATCGCCGGAAGTGATATTAGGGTCTAAATGGGGCGCAAGTACGGATGTGTGGAGCATGGCGGCTATG GTTTTTGAGCTCATCACCGGAGACTACCTATTCGACCCACAATCCGGTACCAAGTACGGCAAAGACGACGACCACATCGCCCAGATCATCGAGCTTCTGGGTCCATTCCCCAAATCCCTCTGCTTATCCGGCAAGTGGTCACAAGAGATCTTTAACCGCAAGGGCGAACTGCGCAACATCCACCGGTTGAGGCACTGGGCGCTGCCCGACGTTCTGAAAGAAAAATACCACTTCAAGGAGGAGGAAGCCAAGCGAATTGCTGAATTTCTGCTACCGATGCTGGAGTTGGTGCCCGAGAAGCGGGCCAACGCGGGCGGCATGGCGGCACATTTGTGGTTGGACGACACGCCGGGCATGAAGGGGGTTAAAATCCCTGGCTTGGATGCCGGCAGTCGCGGGGAAGGGATTGATGGGTGGGCCAACGAGGTGCGGAAACGCTGA